Proteins encoded by one window of Bacteroidota bacterium:
- a CDS encoding fasciclin domain-containing protein, which translates to MKNLTKIFATIALFFAISTTFAQNSSNTTMVGGEAMYPAKDIIDNAVKSKDHTTLVAAVKAAGLVETLKSAGPFTVFAPVNDAFENLPAGTVETLLKPENKDMLVKVLTYHVVSGNMDYDAISKAIKAGNGTATLTTVSGGKLTAMMNGKHNIQLKDENGNVLNVTTYDVYQSNGVIHVIDKVALPK; encoded by the coding sequence ATGAAAAATCTGACAAAAATTTTCGCAACAATCGCTTTATTCTTTGCAATCAGTACAACATTTGCTCAAAACAGTAGCAATACAACCATGGTTGGTGGTGAAGCAATGTATCCTGCAAAAGACATTATCGACAACGCAGTTAAATCAAAAGATCACACCACGCTTGTTGCAGCAGTTAAAGCAGCAGGATTAGTTGAAACATTAAAAAGTGCAGGACCTTTTACAGTATTTGCACCGGTAAATGATGCATTCGAAAATCTTCCTGCAGGAACAGTAGAAACATTATTAAAACCAGAAAATAAAGACATGCTTGTTAAAGTTCTAACTTATCACGTTGTTTCCGGAAACATGGATTACGATGCAATATCCAAAGCAATTAAAGCTGGCAATGGCACTGCAACATTAACTACAGTAAGTGGTGGTAAATTAACAGCTATGATGAATGGTAAACACAATATCCAACTTAAAGATGAAAACGGAAATGTGTTAAATGTAACTACCTACGATGTATATCAAAGCAACGGCGTTATCCATGTGATCGACAAAGTAGCTCTTCCTAAATAA
- the rny gene encoding ribonuclease Y, translating to MNDILMYVIIGVATLVIGLITGRLIFGQTKGQKGLAQREANDILSTAKKEAELLLQKSKNDSDAYKREKSLELKDQLIQHKAELEKERLQKVSKLEEQEMRMKQKESQLGQQQQQYSKKEAEVTTIRENLATQLEVVNTKKGELDKAYETHIQKLEEVSKLSADQARNELIEALKDEAKNKAMSHIKEIVEEAKLKANKEAKKIILQTIQRTAAEQAIENSVSVFNLDSDDQKGQIIGREGRNIRALEAATGVEFIVDDTPETIIISGFDPVRREIARLSLQRLVADGRIHPARIEEVVAKTKKQMEEHIVEIGERTVIELGVTGLHPELIRIIGRMRFRSSYGQNLLQHSREVAHLCATMAAELGLNAKLAKRAGLLHDIGKVPEEESELSHALLGAKLCEKYGEHPAIVNAVGAHHDEIEMQYVISPIVQACDAISGARPGARREILESYLKRIKEMESIALVNDGVEKAYAIQAGRELRVIVEAEKVTDVQAEELSFSIAQKIQDEMQYPGHIKVTVIREKRAISFAK from the coding sequence ATGAACGACATTTTAATGTACGTAATTATTGGTGTAGCTACCCTTGTGATAGGATTAATTACAGGGAGGCTTATTTTCGGACAAACGAAAGGCCAAAAAGGATTAGCTCAACGCGAAGCGAACGACATTCTTTCCACCGCAAAAAAAGAAGCGGAATTATTATTACAAAAAAGTAAAAATGATTCCGATGCTTACAAACGCGAAAAATCTCTTGAATTAAAAGATCAATTGATTCAACACAAAGCGGAACTTGAAAAAGAGAGACTACAAAAAGTTTCGAAGCTGGAAGAGCAGGAAATGCGCATGAAACAAAAGGAATCGCAATTAGGTCAGCAGCAGCAACAATATTCAAAAAAAGAAGCTGAGGTAACAACCATTCGCGAAAATCTTGCAACACAATTAGAGGTTGTAAATACTAAAAAAGGAGAATTGGATAAGGCGTACGAAACCCATATTCAAAAATTAGAGGAAGTAAGTAAATTAAGTGCTGATCAGGCGAGAAATGAATTAATTGAAGCATTAAAAGACGAAGCCAAAAACAAGGCGATGTCGCATATTAAAGAAATTGTTGAAGAGGCGAAATTAAAAGCGAATAAGGAAGCTAAAAAGATCATTCTTCAAACTATTCAGCGCACGGCAGCGGAACAGGCAATTGAAAATTCTGTTTCTGTATTTAATCTCGACAGCGATGATCAGAAAGGTCAGATAATTGGTCGTGAAGGAAGAAATATTCGCGCATTAGAAGCAGCAACTGGAGTTGAATTTATTGTGGATGATACTCCGGAAACAATTATTATTTCCGGTTTCGATCCTGTGCGCAGAGAAATTGCGCGTTTGAGTTTGCAGCGATTGGTGGCAGATGGAAGAATACATCCTGCTCGTATCGAGGAAGTGGTTGCAAAAACCAAAAAACAAATGGAAGAACATATTGTGGAGATTGGAGAAAGAACTGTAATTGAATTAGGTGTTACAGGACTTCATCCCGAATTGATCCGCATTATCGGACGCATGCGTTTCCGTTCTTCTTATGGTCAGAATTTATTACAACACAGCAGGGAAGTTGCGCATTTATGTGCAACCATGGCAGCAGAATTAGGTCTCAATGCAAAACTCGCAAAACGCGCCGGTCTCTTGCATGATATTGGAAAAGTTCCTGAGGAGGAAAGTGAATTAAGTCACGCATTATTAGGTGCAAAATTATGTGAGAAATACGGTGAACATCCTGCCATTGTAAATGCAGTAGGTGCGCATCACGACGAGATAGAAATGCAATATGTGATTTCTCCAATTGTTCAGGCATGTGATGCAATTAGTGGTGCAAGACCTGGTGCGAGAAGAGAAATTTTAGAGAGTTATCTCAAACGCATAAAAGAAATGGAATCCATTGCATTGGTGAACGACGGAGTGGAAAAAGCATATGCCATTCAAGCCGGCAGGGAGTTACGTGTAATAGTAGAAGCAGAAAAAGTTACCGATGTTCAGGCGGAAGAACTTTCATTTAGTATTGCACAAAAAATACAGGATGAGATGCAGTATCCGGGGCATATTAAGGTGACGGTTATTCGGGAGAAGAGAGCGATTAGCTTCGCTAAGTAG
- a CDS encoding cell division protein ZapA yields the protein MDQTSVKNPMDTEESKLLNIHVTICDRPYRLKVKPEEEETVRKAARIIAEKIKELQNLHSGSDKQDYLAMAMLTMMVDTLGEENKTVEQIPETDHTSELELLNQQILKALNS from the coding sequence TTGGACCAAACGAGCGTAAAAAACCCAATGGATACAGAGGAAAGCAAATTGTTGAATATACATGTCACAATTTGCGACAGGCCCTACAGGCTTAAGGTGAAGCCTGAGGAAGAAGAAACAGTGAGAAAGGCAGCCAGAATAATAGCTGAAAAGATAAAAGAACTCCAAAACCTGCATTCAGGCAGCGATAAACAAGATTATCTCGCGATGGCGATGTTGACGATGATGGTAGATACACTTGGGGAGGAAAATAAAACAGTTGAGCAAATACCGGAAACAGACCACACATCTGAACTTGAACTGCTCAATCAGCAAATATTAAAGGCGCTTAATTCTTAA